The following proteins are encoded in a genomic region of Synechococcus sp. CBW1002:
- a CDS encoding alanine--glyoxylate aminotransferase family protein, giving the protein MQDKLTLMIPGPTPVPETVLLAMSRHPIGHRSADFQKIVKRTTEQLKWLHQTSGDVLVMSGSGTAAMEAGIINVLSRGDKVLCGDNGKFGERWVKLSRAFGLEVQVIKAEWGQPLDPEAFRAALEADTAKEIRAVILTHSETSTGVINDLQTIAGHVRAHGTALTIADCVTSLGACDVPMDAWGLDVVGSGSQKGYMMPPGLAFVGMSDRAWTAYERSDLPKFYLDLGKYRKAAHADSNPFTPPVNLYFALEAALEMMQAEGLEAIFARHARHRAAAQAGMTAMGLPLYAAAGHGSPAITAVAPEGVDAEVLRKAVKERFDILLAGGQDHLKGKVFRIGHLGFVCDRDVLTAVAAIEATLQGLGLHKGTPGAGMAATAAALAG; this is encoded by the coding sequence ATGCAGGACAAGCTCACTCTGATGATCCCCGGCCCCACCCCGGTGCCGGAAACCGTCCTGCTGGCGATGAGTCGCCATCCGATCGGGCATCGCAGCGCCGACTTCCAGAAGATCGTCAAGCGCACCACCGAGCAGCTGAAGTGGCTCCATCAGACCAGCGGCGACGTGCTGGTGATGAGCGGCAGCGGCACCGCCGCCATGGAGGCCGGCATCATCAACGTGCTCAGCCGGGGCGACAAGGTGCTCTGCGGCGACAACGGCAAGTTCGGCGAACGCTGGGTGAAGTTGTCCAGGGCCTTTGGCCTTGAGGTGCAGGTGATCAAGGCCGAGTGGGGCCAGCCCCTGGATCCGGAGGCGTTCCGTGCCGCCCTGGAGGCCGACACCGCCAAGGAGATCCGGGCCGTGATCCTCACCCACTCCGAAACCTCCACCGGGGTGATCAACGACCTGCAGACGATCGCCGGCCACGTGCGTGCCCACGGCACCGCCCTCACCATCGCCGACTGCGTCACCAGCCTGGGCGCCTGTGATGTGCCCATGGACGCCTGGGGCCTGGACGTGGTGGGCTCCGGTTCCCAGAAGGGCTACATGATGCCTCCGGGCCTGGCCTTCGTGGGCATGAGCGATCGCGCCTGGACGGCCTACGAGCGCTCCGATCTGCCGAAGTTCTACCTGGATCTGGGCAAGTACCGCAAAGCGGCCCATGCCGACAGCAACCCCTTCACCCCGCCGGTGAATCTCTACTTCGCCCTCGAGGCAGCCCTCGAGATGATGCAGGCAGAGGGCCTGGAGGCCATCTTCGCCCGCCATGCCCGCCACCGCGCCGCCGCCCAGGCCGGCATGACGGCCATGGGCCTGCCGCTCTATGCCGCCGCCGGCCATGGCAGCCCCGCCATCACCGCCGTGGCTCCGGAGGGGGTCGACGCCGAGGTGCTGCGCAAGGCCGTGAAGGAGCGTTTCGACATCCTGCTGGCCGGCGGCCAGGACCACCTCAAGGGCAAGGTGTTCCGCATCGGCCACCTCGGCTTCGTGTGTGATCGCGACGTGCTCACGGCCGTGGCGGCCATCGAGGCGACCCTGCAGGGCCTGGGGCTGCACAAGGGCACCCCTGGGGCAGGGATGGCGGCCACGGCGGCGGCCCTGGCCGGCTGA
- a CDS encoding IS630 family transposase, with translation MPTGRPMAPLELSADEASQLQSLAGSRTLPHSIVHRAQIVLACAAGDTNTAVAKRFGVRGSTVGKWRQRYIDLGIEGLHDELRPGRPRTYEDDKVAEVINRALQTRPPDGSTHWSARTLAAATGISKTTVHRWLQTFSVQPHRQKHFKLSTDPFFVEKVRDIVGLYLNPPDKAMVLCVDEKTQIQALDRTQPLLPMGLGYVEGVTHDYIRHGTTTLFAALDVATGEVITQCKPRHRHQEFLGFLRQIETSVPDDLDIHLIVDNYCTHKHAKVRSWLAQRPRFHVHYTPTYASWLNQVERWFGIITQRAIRRGSFSSVKELIAKIEQFVAAYNKTRAPFNWTATADSILEKLQRLCSQISGTAH, from the coding sequence ATGCCGACCGGTCGGCCCATGGCTCCTCTGGAGCTTTCGGCTGATGAGGCCAGCCAGCTCCAGAGCCTGGCTGGATCAAGAACCTTGCCGCATTCGATCGTTCATCGGGCCCAGATCGTGCTGGCCTGCGCTGCTGGTGACACCAACACCGCTGTCGCGAAGCGCTTTGGGGTCCGCGGCTCAACCGTGGGCAAATGGCGGCAGCGCTATATCGATCTGGGCATCGAGGGCCTGCATGACGAACTGCGTCCCGGCCGTCCCCGCACCTACGAGGACGACAAGGTGGCCGAGGTGATCAACCGGGCTCTGCAGACCAGGCCTCCCGATGGCAGCACCCACTGGAGCGCACGGACTTTGGCTGCAGCGACTGGGATCTCCAAGACCACGGTTCACCGCTGGCTGCAGACCTTCTCGGTCCAGCCCCACCGGCAGAAGCACTTCAAGCTCTCGACCGATCCGTTCTTTGTCGAGAAAGTCCGGGACATCGTCGGCCTGTACCTGAATCCGCCCGACAAGGCGATGGTGCTCTGCGTCGACGAGAAGACCCAGATCCAGGCCCTGGACCGCACCCAGCCGCTGCTGCCCATGGGTCTGGGCTACGTGGAGGGGGTGACCCATGACTACATCCGCCACGGCACCACCACCCTGTTCGCCGCCCTGGACGTGGCCACCGGAGAGGTGATCACCCAGTGCAAACCCCGCCACCGGCACCAGGAGTTCCTGGGATTTCTCCGGCAGATCGAGACGTCGGTTCCCGATGACCTGGACATCCACCTGATCGTGGACAACTACTGCACCCACAAGCACGCCAAGGTCAGGTCCTGGCTGGCGCAGCGGCCCCGCTTCCACGTGCACTACACGCCCACGTATGCCTCCTGGCTCAACCAGGTGGAGCGTTGGTTTGGGATCATCACCCAGCGAGCGATCCGCCGGGGCAGCTTCTCGAGCGTCAAAGAACTGATCGCCAAGATCGAGCAGTTCGTGGCGGCCTACAACAAGACCAGAGCCCCGTTCAACTGGACCGCGACGGCGGACTCAATCCTGGAGAAGCTCCAGCGACTTTGTTCGCAAATCTCCGGGACGGCACACTAG
- a CDS encoding transposase, producing the protein MLKSEEQLEQEIRELLRKAEILDAQEDGRYGKGKRGSDLPEALSRREDRLERIRQARRELEAETAAAAARERQEQAAAAAKAAEEGPEQQRQECSKTADRVVEKAAAAKDLAIAKANEAGLGPPDLEPLAADQMPHRGLAHKACGTPTKGSQRNFTDPASHIMKSDGNWIQGYNCQAAVDGDYQVIVAIGVSNQPPDVEHLEPMLERTIANTAQLPKTLIADAGYWSEANAEACTARGVDPHIATGREKHGQPPAPTRGPIPKNLDAKGRMNRKLRCKKGREIYARRKTIVEPVFGQTKECRGLRRFLLRGLDNVNGEWALWCLTHNINKLFRFKAALAA; encoded by the coding sequence ATGCTCAAATCCGAGGAGCAGTTGGAGCAGGAGATCAGGGAGCTGCTGCGCAAGGCCGAGATCCTCGACGCCCAGGAGGATGGCCGCTACGGCAAGGGCAAACGCGGCAGCGACCTGCCTGAGGCACTGAGCCGCCGAGAAGACCGGCTGGAGAGGATCCGCCAAGCTCGCCGGGAACTGGAGGCTGAAACCGCGGCTGCCGCTGCACGGGAACGGCAGGAGCAGGCGGCAGCGGCAGCGAAGGCCGCGGAAGAGGGGCCCGAGCAGCAACGGCAAGAATGCAGCAAGACAGCCGATCGCGTAGTCGAGAAGGCAGCTGCGGCAAAAGATCTGGCGATCGCCAAGGCCAACGAGGCGGGCCTGGGACCACCTGATCTTGAGCCGCTGGCCGCCGATCAGATGCCCCATCGCGGCCTGGCGCACAAGGCTTGCGGCACACCGACAAAAGGCAGCCAGCGCAATTTCACTGATCCAGCCAGCCACATCATGAAGAGCGATGGGAACTGGATTCAGGGCTACAACTGCCAAGCAGCTGTGGATGGGGACTACCAGGTGATCGTGGCCATCGGCGTCAGCAACCAGCCGCCTGATGTGGAGCATCTCGAACCGATGCTTGAGCGCACCATTGCCAACACCGCTCAGCTTCCGAAAACATTGATCGCGGATGCCGGCTACTGGAGCGAGGCCAACGCCGAGGCCTGCACGGCACGGGGCGTCGATCCCCACATCGCGACCGGCAGGGAGAAGCACGGCCAGCCTCCAGCACCAACCCGTGGCCCCATCCCCAAAAACCTGGATGCCAAGGGCCGGATGAACCGCAAGCTGCGCTGCAAGAAGGGACGCGAGATCTACGCCAGGCGCAAGACGATCGTGGAGCCCGTCTTTGGTCAGACCAAGGAATGCCGCGGGCTGCGCCGCTTTCTGCTGCGCGGCCTGGACAACGTGAACGGTGAATGGGCGCTCTGGTGCCTGACCCACAACATCAACAAGTTGTTCAGGTTCAAAGCAGCACTGGCAGCTTGA